The following coding sequences are from one Osmia bicornis bicornis unplaced genomic scaffold, iOsmBic2.1, whole genome shotgun sequence window:
- the LOC114881513 gene encoding uncharacterized protein LOC114881513 encodes MGPGEEPTPPTSTKRDRTKSGTNKVPDGTRFSQINLPHCKAATDILLCRLTMGQTDIALIQEPWIHKERVGRLNMGCGSLYYDATSTRPRACIYVKKEIAALKLNEFCTADLSAVKVKLNLGGNTSELVVCSAYLPYDSEELPPTRELRALIAHCADNGLHLVIGCDANSHHTVWGSTNTNGRGTALLEYLATTGLEILNIGSSPTFGTSRRQEVIDLTLGSAKVIQVIKHWQVRDKSPLSDHRLITFKLTGNREGGTGEAYRNPKATNLELYREGLEGRLKGNCQRLRAVGEIEQVVEQLSSAITQAYEAACPAKIRNSSKRVPWWN; translated from the coding sequence ATGGGCCCCGGCGAGGAACCAACTCCACCTACGTCGACTAAGCGAGACCGGACCAAATCTGGCACCAACAAGGTGCCAGATGGTACCAGGTTCTCGCAGATCAACCTGCCACATTGCAAGGCGGCAACGGATATTCTCCTGTGCCGCCTAACCATGGGGCAGACAGATATAGCCCTCATACAAGAACCTTGGATCCACAAGGAACGCGTAGGACGGCTAAACATGGGGTGCGGCTCACTCTACTACGACGCCACATCCACAAGGCCCAGGGCCTGCATCTACGTCAAGAAGGAGATAGCGGCCCTGAAACTCAACGAATTCTGTACAGCTGACCTTTCAGCGGTTAAGGTCAAACTTAACCTCGGTGGGAACACGTCAGAGCTGGTGGTATGCTCGGCGTACCTGCCGTACGACTCTGAGGAACTTCCACCTACGAGGGAACTCAGGGCCCTGATAGCTCACTGTGCTGACAACGGTCTGCACCTGGTGATTGGTTGCGATGCCAACTCGCACCACACCGTATGGGGCAGCACAAATACCAACGGCAGAGGCACAGCACTGCTGGAGTACCTCGCCACCACGGGCTTGGAGATCCTTAACATAGGCTCCTCCCCCACCTTTGGTACCTCCCGCAGACAGGAGGTGATTGATCTGACCCTGGGCTCCGCCAAGGTGATACAGGTCATCAAACACTGGCAGGTAAGGGACAAGAGCCCGCTCTCGGACCATCGCCTGATCACTTTCAAACTAACAGGCAACAGGGAAGGCGGCACTGGTGAAGCTTACAGGAACCCAAAGGCCACCAACTTGGAACTCTATAGAGAGGGCCTGGAGGGGAGGCTGAAGGGGAACTGCCAGCGTCTCAGGGCCGTAGGCGAAATTGAGCAAGTGGTGGAACAACTGAGCTCCGCCATTACTCAAGCCTACGAGGCTGCCTGCCCGGCCAAAATTAGAAACAGTAGCAAAAGGGTCCCCTGGTGGAACTAG
- the LOC114881514 gene encoding uncharacterized protein LOC114881514, which produces MVRWIYTAILVPQVTYASVVWWTSMRKQCNRRHLEKIHRLALLGMSGAFRTTPTMATGALMDLAPPHIMVEAGARSTAVRLFLAGKWKMASTGHASILREFREPGGALTLGGDACDPTYHFNNSFRVNIPCKEAWEANREELLTPGGLIWYTDGSKTKTGTGAGIWGERPRAEIAMSLDPHVSILQAEVFAICTCAKLCLERDYRDKHIYICSDSKAALESLRATTVRSMLVQDCTDMLEWLVNNNNRVNLIWVPGHAGIPGNEKANMLAREGARRPGPDTAYRIGVDIGTVKEMVRE; this is translated from the coding sequence ATGGTCAGGTGGATATACACCGCAATCTTGGTACCCCAAGTAACATATGCCTCTGTTGTATGGTGGACCTCTATGAGGAAACAATGCAACAGGAGGCACCTGGAGAAGATCCACCGCCTAGCATTGCTCGGGATGTCTGGGGCCTTCCGCACCACACCGACAATGGCAACGGGGGCACTCATGGACCTAGCACCACCACATATCATGGTAGAAGCAGGAGCTAGGAGCACAGCCGTAAGACTATTCCTAGCAGGCAAATGGAAGATGGCGTCAACGGGCCACGCGTCTATCCTTAGGGAATTCAGGGAACCAGGAGGGGCCTTAACTCTAGGGGGAGACGCGTGCGACCCGACATACCATTTTAACAACAGCTTCCGGGTAAACATCCCATGCAAGGAAGCGTGGGAAGCAAACCGGGAGGAACTCCTCACTCCGGGAGGGCTGATATGGTATACGGACGGCTCCAAAACCAAGACGGGTACCGGAGCAGGAATCTGGGGGGAGAGGCCCAGGGCAGAGATAGCAATGTCCCTGGACCCACACGTATCCATCCTTCAAGCGGAAGTGTTTGCCATATGTACCTGTGCCAAGCTGTGCTTGGAACGGGACTATAGGGACAAGCACATCTACATCTGTAGTGACAGTAAGGCTGCGCTTGAGTCCCTACGTGCTACCACAGTGCGATCCATGCTGGTACAAGACTGCACGGACATGTTGGAATGGCtggttaataacaataaccgCGTCAACCTAATCTGGGTACCTGGACATGCAGGTATCCCGGGAAACGAGAAGGCGAATATGCTGGCAAGGGAAGGAGCTAGAAGGCCCGGCCCAGACACAGCATACCGCATAGGTGTCGACATAGGGACGGTAAAGGAGATGGTGAGGGAGTAG